The following are from one region of the Bactrocera oleae isolate idBacOlea1 chromosome 6, idBacOlea1, whole genome shotgun sequence genome:
- the Galphaf gene encoding guanine nucleotide-binding protein G(f) subunit alpha, with the protein MKLRLLRCLRHTKPQVPDEFHTTPQDVEQQFTEVRKSFREAVKILLLGTAESGKTTIIKQMRILHINGYTDEERCDKIPEIYQNIHESIYQLVQHMSILGIQYQSIASRKCADYILSMGDQAPEYMNEEYCDHIITLWNDVGIRTCFERSNEIPLLDSTKYFLDNFERISDPEYIPSTEDILHSRKITTGIHQITFKVKVPRTMGGGVQEFRMYDVGGQRDQRNKWIQVFEGIQAVLFLISCGDFDQSLREDPRQNRLQEALNLFRSVWQNRFLASAGFIVFLNKQDVMERKIRAGKHIVDYFPDFEDFCNSPQEGNYFDESDWTKRFIQHKLIDITREPFKRNSRNNIDYSRRECYYHFTVATDTSCVRKVFNDVHQMILHQNMKLMGLL; encoded by the exons ATGAAGTTAAG actCTTACGTTGTTTACGTCATACGAAACCGCAAGTGCCGGACGAATTCCACACAACGCCGCAGGATGTGGAGCAGCAGTTCACCGAGGTGCGCAAATCGTTTCGTGAGGCTGTGAAAATTTTGTTGCTGGGCACAGCGGAGTCCGGCAAGACAACAATTATCAAACAAATGCGCATTTTGCACATAAATGGATACACAGACGA AGAACGCTGTGACAAAATTCCGGAAATATACCAAAACATCCACGAATCCATCTATCAGTTGGTGCAGCATATGTCTATATTGGGTATCCAGTATCAGAGCATAGCGAGTAGAAAGTGTGCAGACTATATACTCTCAATGGGCGATCAAGCGCCGGAATACATGAATGAG GAATATTGCGATCACATAATAACTTTGTGGAATGATGTTGGCATCCGGACGTGCTTCGAGCGCTCCAATGAGATTCCGCTGCTAGACAGCACGAAATA CTTCCTCGACAATTTTGAACGCATCTCCGACCCCGAATATATACCATCCACCGAGGATATACTGCACAGCCGTAAGATTACCACCGGCATACATCAGATTACGTTCAAGGTGAAGGTGCCACGCACCATGGGCGGCGGTGTGCAAGAGTTCCGCATGTACGATGTGGGGGGTCAGCGTGACCAACGCAACAAATGGATACAAGTCTTCGAGGGAATTCAAGCGGTGCTCTTTCTCATTTCCTGCGGTGACTTCGATCAGAGTCTGCGTGAGGACCCGCGTCAGAATCGTCTGCAAGAGGCGCTTAATCTGTTTCGGAGTGTGTGGCAAAATCGTTTTCTCGCCTCCGCCGGCTTCATAGTCTTCCTGAATAAACAGGACGTGATGGAGCGCAAGATACGCGCCGGGAAGCATATTGTCGATTATTTCCCAGACTTTGAAGATTTCTGCAATTCTCCGCAAGAAGGCAATTACTTCGATGAGTCTGATTGGACGAAGCGCTTCATACAGCACAAGCTTATCGATATCACGCGTGAACCGTTCAAGCGTAATTCTCGAAATAACATTGACTACTCGAGGCGAGAGTGCTACTATCATTTTACCGTTGCTACCGATACGAGTTGCGTGCGGAAGGTTTTCAACGACGTACATCAGATGATTCTACATCAGAACATGAAATTGATGGGGCTGCTGTGA